GCAGCCATGTGCACCCGTGAAGAAGACGACGACAAGGATGAACATGACCATGACATGGTAATGCCCGGTTTTCGCTTCCACCCAACTGAGGAAGAGCTGGTTGAGTTCTACCTCCGTCGTAAGGTCGAGGGAAAGCGCTTCATTGTTGAGCTCATAACCTATCTTGACCTCTATCGCTATGACCCTTGGGAGCTTCCTGGTAATTAAACCCCTTATCCTTTCTCACTGATCATCCATCCATCGTCTCTTCTATTAATTATCCACCCTGCGTCTCCCTTCTCATTAGCTCCTAGCTATCTCTTTCCTAATTTCTTCTATATATGTAGTAATGATTATATCGACAGTAATTCATGATCCTTCTGATCTGATCATTACCAAACCCTAGCTACATCTTATATTATAGATGTTTACATAAAGACGACTCATGAGTTTCTTTTGTCTGATCAGCCTTGGCAGCTATAGGAGAGAAAGAATGGTTCTTCTATGTGCCTAGAGACCGCAAGTATCGCAACGGTGACCGACCAAACCGTGTGACAACTTCCGGATACTGGAAAGCTACTGGTGCCGACCGCATGATCCGGACCGAGACGCTTCGTTCAATTGGACTAAAGAAGACCTTGGTCTTCTACTCAGGGAAGGCTCCAAAAGGAATCAGGACCAGTTGGATCATGAACGAGTATCGTTTGCCGCACCATGAAACATCTGATCATCGCTACCAAAAGGTAGGTATATCGATGGTACCTTCACTTCAGAGAATTAATGAAGCTACGACGTTCACACTCATTATCACAACATACATACTTGTTTGTACAAATCAGTTTAATTGGAGGTTGAAGAATTAACAACATACtttcatatttattatttattatttattaagagagaagaagcaaaagaagaaaggtgAGATAGGGAATTCTCTCTCTATAAATGTCTGGCCTTTGTCTATGCAACAAGAGATGCGGATAATTCCTATTGTAGACCTAGATAACGCTTTTCTCTAggtgttgttttttatttttgttttgcttgtGAGTGCTCTCTCCTGATGGAAATGCTGAAGGTGAAGATAGTACTCTCTCGTTTTGTTGAATGTCTGGTTTTCAGTCTGTTAttgtattcttttcttttctttttttcagacaaaatttttaattaaaaaaaaaaaaggtaaaataagaagaaaggtGAAGAACAAGACAGGATAGTGCCCCTTTTATAATCTTTGATATATATGAAGTGATCTAGTCCCTATGTGGCTGCAAGTTATTATTTGAACGAATAGCCTGAAGAATAGAAACTTCTGTGATTTCTGTTTAATAACTGCTTCCTTCCCATTAACCTGACttcacacaaaacccaaaaacatcatCTTCTAATCTTTCTTCTGTACACCGTTAATGTCCATATAAGAAGCAAAAATGGATGCAAGCGAAAGCAAATAGGTTCCAacattctttctctttttacaTTTTTCATGGGTAAGTTGACCCTTATAGAGTTAATCAATCAATAGGAAAATTCCATGAATCCCAAAGACAGACAGATAATAGTAGACGAACCGTTTGCTTTTAGTAATACTAGTACTGACATTTCTCATAACTTCCACCGCTTCTCATTGTCTGTAAAAACATTTATCATCTTCCATCCTTGTTGAGTTTGTGTTTCGGTCATTTCTTATCATCAAttcattatcttcttctttttgttgtttATTATATTTCCTTCCCGTCTAATTCTGAAGTCTAAATTAATAACATGAAAAATTAATCATTCTTACTTTCTGTTAATTCTTTGGGGTTTCAGGTGGAAATTTCGCTTTGTCGGGTCTATAAGAGAGCTGGAGTAGTAGATGACCACTCATCCCCAATCATCCCGCGTACCACGTCAACTCCCATATCCAGCCCATCCTCATCCAGAGAGGTTCAGTCGTCGTCAGGTGCTAAGAAACAACGCTGCAGCACTAGCACAGTCCATGGTGCACCACCTGTGAGTTTCCAAGCATTCGGAGGAGTAGGAGGACATTCACCTCGGAGGAGCAGGGAGGCAACAGAGAGTAGCAGGTGCAGCGGCAATGATGCAGCAAGCACCCCTCTTGGCCAACACAAGCCGGTCCATAGATCTAATTACGCTAGTGAAATATCCCCATTGGCCTCATTGCTGATACCAGTTAATACACCGCAAGATCAAGATGTGACGACTGATCATGGTCTCCTACGCCATCATCATCAGAAGGAAATAGGTTCGCTAGTACCAATAACAAGCTGCACCACCCTCTTCACCTGTTCCTCTTCTGTGCCAGCAGCACCTGCCACTGCAGCAGTAGTAGTCGATGATGAGCTTGAGAAACTTGTAGGCTACCAACAAAGAGGTTACACACatcatcagcagcagcagcagcagcaacaacaacaactacaacaacagttaCAGCAGTCCCAATTCTTGTCCATCCCATTGCCCCCATGTCAACAGTACCAATTCCTCTCCATACAGCCATTACCACCCCCATGTCAACAATCACAAACACTAGCAGCAGCTCTCAACAGCACGTTGCCCGCCAATTCATTGCCGACAACCTTCTCTGACAAGATGATCTGGGAGTGGAATCCGATCCTGGAGGCTGCTAACACAGATTACGCCACAAGTCCTTAATTTCAAATAGATGATAAACAAAACTATACTGCAGATACAGACGGCTACAGACATAGAcacatttttaataaatattttgcTCATTACTTATTAGTAATTACCTCTTTAAATCTTATGTAGTCTTCTCTAAGACTTGTTAATTAGCGTCCAGCACGAATTGATGATGTTGATTCAAAGTGCATGTAGTGTTGTTTTATAATATAGGGATTGATCCATCTATCTATACATCCATCCATCTAGCTGCAAGATTTTATTAACGAATAATAGT
The sequence above is drawn from the Macadamia integrifolia cultivar HAES 741 unplaced genomic scaffold, SCU_Mint_v3 scaffold2414, whole genome shotgun sequence genome and encodes:
- the LOC122066484 gene encoding NAC domain-containing protein 35-like, with product MAIAAAMCTREEDDDKDEHDHDMVMPGFRFHPTEEELVEFYLRRKVEGKRFIVELITYLDLYRYDPWELPALAAIGEKEWFFYVPRDRKYRNGDRPNRVTTSGYWKATGADRMIRTETLRSIGLKKTLVFYSGKAPKGIRTSWIMNEYRLPHHETSDHRYQKVEISLCRVYKRAGVVDDHSSPIIPRTTSTPISSPSSSREVQSSSGAKKQRCSTSTVHGAPPVSFQAFGGVGGHSPRRSREATESSRCSGNDAASTPLGQHKPVHRSNYASEISPLASLLIPVNTPQDQDVTTDHGLLRHHHQKEIGSLVPITSCTTLFTCSSSVPAAPATAAVVVDDELEKLVGYQQRGYTHHQQQQQQQQQQLQQQLQQSQFLSIPLPPCQQYQFLSIQPLPPPCQQSQTLAAALNSTLPANSLPTTFSDKMIWEWNPILEAANTDYATSP